AGGGGTTGAGTTGGAGAATTTTCACAGTATCTATTCTGTGCACGTTAATACCTTTGCTGGTAAGTTTATTTATTACCAGTTATTTTTCTCAAAAATATTTGGAGGACTCGTCCAGTAATTCACTATTAAACATTGCTGTTGAAAAGACGAACCAACTTGAATTGGCCTTTTCCGACCTGGAAAAACAGGCTCAATCAATTGCAATGCAACCCTGTATAGTTGACCCGCTAAGCGAAGCAATTATCAATTCATCTAATCCAAGCGGGACAGATGTGCAGAAGATTTCCGATAGTTTACAAAACAATTTCAATCTGTCAAACGGTCTTTTTGAGAACATATTCTTAATGTACAAGAACAAAGACATAGCTGATGGTATCGGTGGTAAATCTGTCGGTTGGGAAAATGAAACAATAGGGAGTACTGATAAGCTGCTGATACGCGAAGCTACGGCATCACCTACTACCGGACGTCCTGTTATTACAATAGTTACCCCTGTAAAAAACAATGACAAACACCTCGGTACAATAGGAATGGCTATAGAATTGAACAATGTATCTAAAAATATTATTGATAGTAATTCTTCTAAGAATGATTTTAAAACACTTATTTTAAATTCGGAAGGACTTGTCATTTCATCCATAGATGAAAAACAAGTTTTATCTTTAAATTTTCAGGATAAAGCACTAGGATTACAGGATTTTTATAATACAATAAAATCAAATGAATCAGGTATTGGTTATTTTACCATGGACGGAAATAAATTTATTAGTGCTTACAGCAGCAGCAGTAAGTACGGCATGTATATATTAACTTATAAACCCGTTACAGCCTACATGGAAATGATAAATAATCTGAAATTAATATTATTTGGGGTTATTTTAATAAGTATTTTACTAGCATCAATTGTTATTTATTTCTCATCTAGAAAAATAACAAAACCTATACTTGTAGCAGCCACACAAGCAGAACTATTAGCAAATGGAGATTTTACGGTTAATATTCCAGAACATTCTCAGAAAAGAAAGGATGAACTTGGAAAACTGGCAATTTCTTTTTCCACTATGATTCAGAATTTTAAAACAATCATAACTCAGATAACCGAAGCATCGGACAAGGTAGCTGCATCCAGTCAGGAGTTTTATGCATCCGGCGAGCAGGTTGGCAAGGCCGCTGAGGATGTGGGTAATACAATCCTTGAAATTTCTGCGGGTGCGGAAGAACAGTCGTCTATGATTGATTCGGCACTGTCAAACCTGAGAAATTTACTCAACCAAATCAATGTAGTAAATACGAGTACGTACAACATGCAAGAAACTACTGTACATATGATAGGCGATATAGCCATAGGAAGTAAGACAGCTGCTGAATCCATAGATAGTATTAATAATCTGAAAGCTGATACAGAAGGAGTTTCGAAGGTAATTTTCAATCTGGGTAACACCTCTAATCAAATAGGACAGATTATTGAATTAATTAGTGGTATAGCTGAACAGACCAATTTGCTTGCTTTAAATGCTGCTATTGAGGCGGCAAGAGCGGGAGAAGCAGGTAGAGGCTTCAGCGTGGTCGCCGATGAAATCCGGAAACTGGCTGAAGAATCTGCTGATGCCAGCGGAAGGATAGCAAAGCTAATCGTAGAAGTAAGAAGTGGTGTTG
This genomic stretch from Ruminiclostridium cellulolyticum H10 harbors:
- a CDS encoding methyl-accepting chemotaxis protein, whose protein sequence is MRSKGISRFKGLSWRIFTVSILCTLIPLLVSLFITSYFSQKYLEDSSSNSLLNIAVEKTNQLELAFSDLEKQAQSIAMQPCIVDPLSEAIINSSNPSGTDVQKISDSLQNNFNLSNGLFENIFLMYKNKDIADGIGGKSVGWENETIGSTDKLLIREATASPTTGRPVITIVTPVKNNDKHLGTIGMAIELNNVSKNIIDSNSSKNDFKTLILNSEGLVISSIDEKQVLSLNFQDKALGLQDFYNTIKSNESGIGYFTMDGNKFISAYSSSSKYGMYILTYKPVTAYMEMINNLKLILFGVILISILLASIVIYFSSRKITKPILVAATQAELLANGDFTVNIPEHSQKRKDELGKLAISFSTMIQNFKTIITQITEASDKVAASSQEFYASGEQVGKAAEDVGNTILEISAGAEEQSSMIDSALSNLRNLLNQINVVNTSTYNMQETTVHMIGDIAIGSKTAAESIDSINNLKADTEGVSKVIFNLGNTSNQIGQIIELISGIAEQTNLLALNAAIEAARAGEAGRGFSVVADEIRKLAEESADASGRIAKLIVEVRSGVDTAVNKMDSSIKSVNSSVKAIQENGDTFTLISKQAEQLKDIVANVTQSVEIMTESSREFEHTMQEINQTSQEFAANSEGVSAASEEQIALTEEIVSSSKAMAEMSEELSNLIKNFKL